The segment GGAGCATCCAAATATACCAGCAAGGCCACCGATTGGGAGTTGGTCTATAAAGAGCAATTTTCAGATCGTTTATTGGCACAGCGTCGGGAGCGAGAAATCAAGCAGAAGAAAAGCCGGAAGTATATTGAGTGGATCATAAGCTCAGCTGTCTAGAGCGCTTGCATGTCCCGGCTGCTGCCGGGAAAGAGGTCATCGGTTCGACTCCGATATTCTCCACCAAACGGCTCCGGTATTCCGGAGTCGTTTTTGTTTTAATTGATCATCAAAAAAGCAGGTCGCATACCTTGCGACCTGCTTTTTTACTGCCAACGAATTACGATAACACAGGCAGGCTACAACGTTTCCCGAAACACTTTCACCGCATTACCCCGCTCAAGCTGTTGATGACTCATCCACTGTGCCTGCTGGTGCATCATTATTTTCTCGCCTTCCATTACAGCTAGCTTTGCCTTCAGCCGTTCGCCAGCAGCTTTTTTGTTGAGGTGCTGCGAACGCTCGTCGGTTGCGGTTACACTTATGCCCGTGGGCTTATGTACGGCGCGCACAGCCGACTCTGTTTTATTTACATGCTGGCCGCCAGGGCCTGAGCTACGGAGGGTTTCGTAAGTTATATCGCTGTCGCGCCAGGTGGCAGCAGGCAAAGGGGCAAATACTGTAATACCGGCAAACCAGTTTTTGCGTTTATGCGTAGGGCGAAACGGGCTTTGCGCAACCCACTGTACCGGTCCTTCCCATGAGTCGCAAAAAGCGGCGGTGTTTTGTCCGCTTACACCAATCAGCGCCGAAAGCAGGGTGCGGCTTTCCTTGCCGGGTATTTCTTCGATCAGTTCGCAGGTTAAGCCGGCTTTTGTCGCCTCGCGCATAAACACACGTGCAAGCAGATACACCACACGCTCGCATTCGGCAGGGCCTTTGCCGGAGGTAATTTGTATAAGCTGTTCATGCATAGTTAATGGCTGTTTAAATCATTAAGCGGATTGATACGGCGCAATTTGCGTACATCACGCTTTTTGTTCTCCTTGTAGTTTCCATAATAATAGCCGTAAAGGAGTTTATAAATATGTGGCCAGAGACAATTTGCATCCAGATAGCCGTTAAGCCGAGCCTTGTCCGAATCGAGTTGTGCGCTTACGATGCGCCGGTGCGTAAGCATATTTGGCACTATCTTCAACGTATAGCGCCATGGCTCGGAAAACACATACACGAAATAAGATTTGCCTTTTGCATCAAAACGTTCGCGCTTTTCAAAAAACGATTTTTCCTTTTCTGTTAGAAAACGAGGTTGAACGAAACGACATTCGTGAATTTCTGCGAGGTGCTGAATGCGGTCTATATCAACTTTGCGACCATATTTTCTTCTTTTTCGTTTGAAGTCTTTTCTGTGACTGTACTGAATGGTGTTTATTTTTTCGAGCAGGGCAGAAAAGAAATCTGCCTTCGTGCCCTCAGCCACATCGGCTCTTAACACGAATATGCGCTTCCATCCACGTTGTACAGGCGGGAGTATGGGTTCGTAGCCAAGATTAAATATAGCCTGGCGAATCAACACCAGTTTCCTGTACATACCCAAAAGCGACTTGTCCCGCGCGATTTTTATTTTGCGGATTTTTGTTCTTTGAGTAATATACCGCCCCTTAACAGGTATTGATTTAGCAGCAGATTTTTTAGTGGTATATATTTCGGACATGATATATGTATAATGATTGGTTAGGCGTGTGCAAAAGCATACGCCGGTAAAAATTCATATCGTAGCTGCAAGCTGTAAAAACAGCAGCCCAAACGAAACTGATAAGTAAATGAAACCACTCAACCGCAGATTATGCGGCGTTGTGTGTGCGGGGTGTGAGAATTGTACTTTGCATAGCTGCCCTCCTGTTCTGTTTAGAGGGTGAATATCGGGGTGCAAATGTATAGCAAAAATGCAACGTGGTCAATACCTGCAACAAAACCAGCTGGCGAAAGCGAAGAATCAGCAGAAAGCAGGATGTGCTTTTCGTAGAAATGGGGATAAGAGAGAAAACCGGATGCAGGAAATTTAATGCAATAATAAATCACTAGTACACACTTAAATCAAACCTGCAAGATGACTACAAAAGTATTTATCAGCTACTATTTTGGCGACGCTTCATTCAAAGGTGAAGTTGTGAAATGGCTTAACGAGGCAGGAATTGCACATATTTCCACAGATAAAAATGATCTCCGCCCTGATGGAGCTCCTGCAGTAAAAAAAGCAATTGGCGATCAACTTGCCTCCTGCACACATTTGCTCGTACTCGTTGGTAATGATACGCACAACCGCCCAAGGGTGAATTATGAAGTATCGGTTTCAAACAACAAATCACGAGGCTGGGTTCGTCTTCCAAACAGAACCGGTGCAGCTCCGGAAGAGGTGCGAAACATGTTTCCCATAGAGTTCAGTAAACACGCAATTCTTAGCTGGCTGAGACAATAAGCGTTTTGCTCACTCAAACGCCACCGAAATCTTTTCCTGCTCAGCAGCAAGTATATTCAACGCTTTCGCCTCTTTACGCCAGCCGGCCACTGCCTTTTTCACTTCGCCCGCAATCTTATGTGCCCGTGCCGATTTCACACGGAAATACTCGGCCACACTCATCACCAGATCTGTGCTCAGCGAATTGTCCTGCTCGGAAATATTCAGGCTAAGTCCCTCGCCCCAGGGATTAGGGTTCATGTCATATGCCGGCGAAAGCCGCCAGCCGTCGGGCTGAAGCAGAAAGCCGTGATTACGCAGGTGATCATCGGTGTTTTTTACACATACGCTGAAGAGAATGCGGCGCCACAGCTCTTCCAGATCGGCATTTGTTTGCGCG is part of the Bacteroidota bacterium genome and harbors:
- a CDS encoding peptide chain release factor H → MHEQLIQITSGKGPAECERVVYLLARVFMREATKAGLTCELIEEIPGKESRTLLSALIGVSGQNTAAFCDSWEGPVQWVAQSPFRPTHKRKNWFAGITVFAPLPAATWRDSDITYETLRSSGPGGQHVNKTESAVRAVHKPTGISVTATDERSQHLNKKAAGERLKAKLAVMEGEKIMMHQQAQWMSHQQLERGNAVKVFRETL
- a CDS encoding TIR domain-containing protein, producing the protein MTTKVFISYYFGDASFKGEVVKWLNEAGIAHISTDKNDLRPDGAPAVKKAIGDQLASCTHLLVLVGNDTHNRPRVNYEVSVSNNKSRGWVRLPNRTGAAPEEVRNMFPIEFSKHAILSWLRQ